One genomic window of Osmia bicornis bicornis chromosome 5, iOsmBic2.1, whole genome shotgun sequence includes the following:
- the LOC114871003 gene encoding 60S ribosomal protein L28 isoform X2 produces the protein MSSHLNWMIIRNNNAFLLKKRNISKPFSTEPNNLTNLSSYRYSGLIHRKSVGIVDTADKKGFTVVYKKPKSLKKPAKSTVRCTMKAGARRSLHKLKRLITKNKYRVDLSKAALRRASAVLRSQKPLPAKKTRTTKKAD, from the exons ATGTCGTCTCATTTAAATTGGATGATTATTCGCAATAACAATGCCTTTCTTCTTAAAAAGCGTAATATCAGCAAACCATTTTCCACG gAACCTAACAATTTGACCAATCTGAGTAGCTATCGTTATTCGGGTTTAATTCATAGGAAAAGCGTGGGTATTGTTGACACTGCTGATAAAAAAGGGTTTACAGTCGTTTATAAAAAACCAAAGTCACTTAAAAAACCTGCAAAATCCACTGTACGGTGTACAATGAAAGCTGGAGCCCGCCGTTctttacataaattaaaaagattgATTACAAAGAACAAATACCGTGTAGATCTTTCCAAg GCTGCATTACGTCGTGCCAGTGCTGTTCTGCGTTCCCAGAAGCCTTTACCTGCAAAGAAGACCCGTACAACTAAAAAGGCTGATTAa
- the LOC114871002 gene encoding ubiquitin-conjugating enzyme E2 G2, whose protein sequence is MIKTMAGSALRRLMAEYKQLTLNPPEGIIAGPINEENFFEWEALITGPEGTCFEGGVFPAKLIFPPDYPLSPPKMQFTCEMFHPNIYADGRVCISILHAPGDDPMGYESSAERWSPVQSVEKILLSVVSMLAEPNDESGANVDAAKMWRENRPEFERIAQKLVRKTLGIPP, encoded by the exons ATGATCAAAACAATGGCGGGTTCTGCACTAAGACGATTAATGGCAGAGTACAAAC AATTAACCTTAAATCCACCTGAAGGCATTATTGCTGGTCcaataaatgaagaaaactTTTTTGAATGGGAAGCTTTAATCAC TGGTCCTGAAGGAACATGCTTCGAAGGTGGTGTATTTCCTGCAAAACTGATATTTCCACCAGACTATCCCTTAAGCCCACCAAAAATGCAATTTACTTGTGAAATGTTTCATCCAAATA tttatGCAGATGGGAGAGTatgtataagtatattacatgcACCTGGAGATGATCCAATGGGCTATGAAAGTAGTGCAGAAAGATGGAGTCCGGTTCAGAGTgtagaaaaaatattgttaagTGTGGTAAGTATGTTAGCAGAGCCAAATGATGAAAGTGGAGCAAATGTTGATGCTGCCAAAATGTGGAGAGAAAATCGGCCAGAATTTGAAAGAATTGCTCAGAAGCTAGTTAGGAAAACTCTTGGTATTCCACCTTAA
- the LOC114871003 gene encoding 60S ribosomal protein L28 isoform X1 encodes MIPFKMSSHLNWMIIRNNNAFLLKKRNISKPFSTEPNNLTNLSSYRYSGLIHRKSVGIVDTADKKGFTVVYKKPKSLKKPAKSTVRCTMKAGARRSLHKLKRLITKNKYRVDLSKAALRRASAVLRSQKPLPAKKTRTTKKAD; translated from the exons ATGAT acCATTCAAGATGTCGTCTCATTTAAATTGGATGATTATTCGCAATAACAATGCCTTTCTTCTTAAAAAGCGTAATATCAGCAAACCATTTTCCACG gAACCTAACAATTTGACCAATCTGAGTAGCTATCGTTATTCGGGTTTAATTCATAGGAAAAGCGTGGGTATTGTTGACACTGCTGATAAAAAAGGGTTTACAGTCGTTTATAAAAAACCAAAGTCACTTAAAAAACCTGCAAAATCCACTGTACGGTGTACAATGAAAGCTGGAGCCCGCCGTTctttacataaattaaaaagattgATTACAAAGAACAAATACCGTGTAGATCTTTCCAAg GCTGCATTACGTCGTGCCAGTGCTGTTCTGCGTTCCCAGAAGCCTTTACCTGCAAAGAAGACCCGTACAACTAAAAAGGCTGATTAa
- the LOC114871001 gene encoding S-adenosylmethionine sensor upstream of mTORC1 isoform X1, whose protein sequence is MATEEHKYLAGVIKKTHATLRKEAQDHGPEIAWNRHITRKDVLQEYAHSMQKLATTYWMKNNLNTESSTHSRIEWIKFQCQEYFLNGGSQKYNNREESIRIKINTNNLESTEVPINYNSSIENKESPIPKYFDNNTDFFTQKIALLDVGSCYNPFGSLNIFEVTAIDLYGIPDKVLGCDFLNVHIGKEKILSDNKEEVLQLPQNSFNVVVFSLFLEYLPCPKQRYICCKKAYDLLQVGGILFIITPDSKHVHANAKLMKSWRYVLSKLGFMRIKYEKLRHMHCIVFRKCIFKDVATRWANLQNLSNDDPLYFDSTAIYIPQDFRNESDEIKHQDQEEYDSDEITSMFGELPFDE, encoded by the exons ATGGCGACAGAAGAACATAAATATTTAGCAGGTGTTATAAAAAAGACTCATGCCACGTTGCGAAAAGAAGCTCAGGATCATGGTCCTGAGATTGCATGGAATCGTCATATAACTCGTAAAGATGTTTTACAG GAATATGCCCATTCTATGCAAAAATTGGCAACTACATATtggatgaaaaataatttaaacacagAAAGTTCAACTCATTCTAGGATAGAATGGATTAAATTTCAATGTCAAgagtattttttaaatggtggaagtcaaaaatataataatagagAAGAAAGTATTAGGATAAAAATCAACACAAATAATCTAGAATCTACTGAAGTTcctataaattataattcaagCATTGAAAATAAGGAAAGTCCAATACCAAAATACTTTGATAACAACACAGATTTCTTTACTCAAAAAATAGCTTTGTTAGATGTAGGAAGTTGTTATAACCCTTTTGGAAGTTTGAATATCTTTGAGGTAACTGCAATAGATCTGTATGGTATACCAGATAAAGTTTTGGGTTGTGACTTTCTGAATGTTCATAttggaaaagagaaaatacTTTCTGATAATAAGGAAGAAGTTCTACAATTGCCACAAAACTCTTTTAATGTAGttgtattttctttatttttggAGTATCTACCATGTCCAAAACAAAGATATATTTGCTGCAAAAAAGCTTATGATCTATTGCAAGTTGGTGGTATACTTTTCATTATAACTCCTGATTCAAAACATGTCCATGCTAATGCTAAACTTATGAAATCATGGAGATATGTACTAAGTAAGTTAGGATTTATGAggataaaatatgaaaaactACGACATATGCATTGTATTGTCTttagaaaatgtatatttaaagaTGTTGCAACAAGATGGGCAAATTTACAAAACTTATCCAATGATGATCCCTTATATTTTGATAGTACTGCAATTTATATTCCACAAGATTTTCGAAATGAATCTGATGAAATCAAACATCAAGATCAAGAAGAATATGATTCAGATGAAATAACATCTATGTTTGGAGAATTACCTTTTGatgaataa
- the LOC114871208 gene encoding ejaculatory bulb-specific protein 3-like, translating to MKVAVVFLAVLVCALANEKYTTKYDNIDLDQILKSDRLLNNYVNCLLDLGSCTPDGKELKKSLPDALANDCTKCSEKQKNGSEKVIRYLINERPQVWDRLSKKYDPTGQYKTKFQNEATKRGIKL from the exons ATGAAG GTCGCGGTTGTTTTCCTCGCGGTGCTGGTTTGCGCGCTGGCAAACGAGAAGTACACGACCAAGTACGACAACATCGACTTGGATCAGATCCTGAAGAGCGACCGTCTACTGAACAACTACGTAAACTGCCTGCTGGATCTTGGAAGTTGCACACCGGACGGCAAGGAGCTTAAAA AATCTCTGCCAGATGCACTGGCGAACGATTGCACCAAGTGCAGCGAGAAACAGAAGAATGGCAGCGAGAAGGTCATCCGCTACCTGATTAACGAG CGACCACAAGTATGGGACAGGCTGTCGAAGAAGTACGACCCAACCGGACAGTACAAGACCAAGTTCCAGAATGAGGCAACCAAACGCGGCATCAAATTGTAA
- the LOC114871001 gene encoding S-adenosylmethionine sensor upstream of mTORC1 isoform X2, with translation MATEEHKYLAGVIKKTHATLRKEAQDHGPEIAWNRHITRKDVLQEYAHSMQKLATTYWMKNNLNTESSTHSRIEWIKFQCQEYFLNGGSQKYNNREESIRIKINTNNLESTEVPINYNSSIENKESPIPKYFDNNTDFFTQKIALLDVGSCYNPFGSLNIFEVTAIDLYGIPDKVLGCDFLNVHIGKEKILSDNKEEVLQLPQNSFNVVVFSLFLEYLPCPKQRYICCKKAYDLLQVGGILFIITPDSKHVHANAKLMKSWRYVLNVATRWANLQNLSNDDPLYFDSTAIYIPQDFRNESDEIKHQDQEEYDSDEITSMFGELPFDE, from the exons ATGGCGACAGAAGAACATAAATATTTAGCAGGTGTTATAAAAAAGACTCATGCCACGTTGCGAAAAGAAGCTCAGGATCATGGTCCTGAGATTGCATGGAATCGTCATATAACTCGTAAAGATGTTTTACAG GAATATGCCCATTCTATGCAAAAATTGGCAACTACATATtggatgaaaaataatttaaacacagAAAGTTCAACTCATTCTAGGATAGAATGGATTAAATTTCAATGTCAAgagtattttttaaatggtggaagtcaaaaatataataatagagAAGAAAGTATTAGGATAAAAATCAACACAAATAATCTAGAATCTACTGAAGTTcctataaattataattcaagCATTGAAAATAAGGAAAGTCCAATACCAAAATACTTTGATAACAACACAGATTTCTTTACTCAAAAAATAGCTTTGTTAGATGTAGGAAGTTGTTATAACCCTTTTGGAAGTTTGAATATCTTTGAGGTAACTGCAATAGATCTGTATGGTATACCAGATAAAGTTTTGGGTTGTGACTTTCTGAATGTTCATAttggaaaagagaaaatacTTTCTGATAATAAGGAAGAAGTTCTACAATTGCCACAAAACTCTTTTAATGTAGttgtattttctttatttttggAGTATCTACCATGTCCAAAACAAAGATATATTTGCTGCAAAAAAGCTTATGATCTATTGCAAGTTGGTGGTATACTTTTCATTATAACTCCTGATTCAAAACATGTCCATGCTAATGCTAAACTTATGAAATCATGGAGATATGTACTAA aTGTTGCAACAAGATGGGCAAATTTACAAAACTTATCCAATGATGATCCCTTATATTTTGATAGTACTGCAATTTATATTCCACAAGATTTTCGAAATGAATCTGATGAAATCAAACATCAAGATCAAGAAGAATATGATTCAGATGAAATAACATCTATGTTTGGAGAATTACCTTTTGatgaataa